From Pogoniulus pusillus isolate bPogPus1 chromosome 5, bPogPus1.pri, whole genome shotgun sequence, the proteins below share one genomic window:
- the LOC135175339 gene encoding beta-1,4-galactosyltransferase 3-like, whose amino-acid sequence MSLSRVESPGFLLFLFVFQAIFILILYRGGPSNVFRGFLDSKQVLDYSKTHDVYTNLSLFTQAPNEETMPYCSVHSPIFVGPLTITFRVLPSEKMIIKKNPFVQSGGHYRPPHCLARYKSAVLVAYRNQEKYLHHLLYYIHPFLQRQQLSYSIYLIQQVGNGTFNKAKLLNVGVREALKDEDWDCLLLHDVNLVPENDYNLYVCDEYYPKHMASAIDKFRYSLPYKSFFGGVSALTPDHYMKMNGFPNTYWGSSGENDDIATRIQLAGMKIVRTSPQLGRYKVMDYNEETETQEPWRRPTPHHNTRKTWKDDGMNSLEFKLLSRRKHPLYTNITVDIGYVPPFS is encoded by the exons ATGTCCCTCTCTCGTGTTGAGAGTCCTGgttttctgctttttctgttCGTCTTTCAAGCGATATTTATCTTGATACTCTACCGAGGTGGACCTTCAAATGTGTTCCGTGGGTTTTTAGACTCGAAACAGGTTCTGGACTACTCCAAAACTCACGATGTGTATACCAACCTCAGCTTGTTCACCCAAGCTCCTAACGAAGAGACGATGCCCTACTGCTCAGTGCACTCACCAATATTTG TTGGTCCATTAACCATCACTTTCAGGGTGCTTCCTAGTGAAAAAATGATCatcaaaaaaaatccttttgttCAGTCTGGTGGCCACTACAGACCACCTCACTGCTTGGCTCGCTACAAATCAGCCGTCCTTGTAGCCTACAGGAACCAGGAGAAGTACCTTCACCATCTTCTCTACTATATCCATCCTTTCTTGCAGCGCCAGCAGCTCAGTTACAGCATCTACTTGATTCAGCAG gtGGGGAATGGCACATTTAACAAAGCAAAACTGCTTAATGTTGGTGTCCGGGAAGCCCTGAAGGATGAAGACTGGGACTGCCTCCTTCTGCACGATGTCAATCTAGTGCCTGAGAATGATTACAACCTCTATGTTTGTGATGAGTACTATCCCAAGCATATGGCCAGCGCCATTGATAAGTTTCGGTACAG tCTGCCCTATAAgtctttttttgggggtgtaTCTGCTCTGACTCCAGACCATTACATGAAGATGAATGGTTTTCCAAACACATACTGGGGCAGCAGTGGTGAAAATGACGACATTGCTACAAG AATTCAGTTAGCAGGAATGAAAATAGTCCGGACATCACCTCAGCTGGGACGCTACAAAGTGATGGACTACAATGAAGAGACAGAGACCCAAGAGCCTTGGAGAAG gccTACTCCGCACCACAACACCAGGAAAACATGGAAAGATGATGGAATGAATTCATTAGAGTTCAAGCTTCTTTCCAGGAGAAAGCATCCTCTTTATACTAACATCACTGTGGACATTGGATATGTTCCTCCATTTTCTTGA